GTACACCGCCGCATGGTGGTATCGCCTACGGTTTAGATCGTTTGGTGATGTTACTTGCTGGGGAAGAATCTATCCGTGATGTGATTGCTTTTCCGAAGACACAACAAGCCCGTTGCTTGTTAACAGATGCGCCTTCTGGGGTGGATGCGAAGCAATTAAAAGAACTGCACGTTGCTTCGACATATAAACCCAAGTCATAACAAAGTCCAAGGGGATTTAATAAGTAAAAGGGTAAAAGTAAAAAGAAATAAAAAATTAGTATTTCTTTTTACTTTTTACCTTTAACTTTTGCCTTGTTTGATAATGCTGTCAAAATATAATTAAGGCTATATAGGACTCATATTTGATTTGGGAAAAAAATCAGTATACTCAGATCAGGCTTCTTTCCTACTCCCGACTCCCCATTCCCTGTTCCCTACCTACACAAATAAATTCAGAAATCAAACCGGATTCCTATATATAGTTTCTTATGAGTGAATCTATTATCTTGACAGAGGACGGTTTATTACCGGAGGATGTGTTACCAGATGTCAGTCAATTGGTAACAGAAGACGACGCAGCAGTGGATAATCTACCATCGGAAAAACAACAACGCCTATTAACAGAACCCCTTTACAGTTCTTGGAGAGGTGCAAATAATTCCCCAGGGTTTCTTGTGGCTGCTAATGTGGGGTTGTTTGCTAGTAGTTATCAACCAGCAATTGTACCTGATGTCTTCTTGAGCCTGGATGTACAAGTAGCCGAAAATTGGTGGGAAAAAAGACATCGTTCTTATTTCTTTTGGGAATTTGGTAAACCACCAGAAGTAGTGATTGAAATTGTCTCAAATCGAGAAGGGAATGAAACAGGGCGTAAATTCTTAGAATATGCCCGGATGCGGATTTTATACTACATTATTTTCGACCCATCTCAGCAACTTGGTGGTGAAGTTCTGCAAATGTATGAATTGCAAGGACGGCAATATGTAACCATGAGCGAACAATGGTTGACAGAAGTTGAGCTAGGGTTATGTTTGTGGGAGGGCGTGTATGAAGGCAAACGCGATATTTGGCTGAGGTGGTGTGATGCGGAAGGGAATGTCATTCCTACTGGTGCAGAACGGGCTGAACAAGAACGAGCGGCTAAAGAAGCTGCACTGCAACGTGCTGAACGTTTGGCGGCACAATTACGGGCTTTGGGGGTAGAACCGGAAGTATGAAATGGCAGGACAAAAGAGACAAGGGGTAGGAGGTAGAAGAAAATTCTTCCCCCATTCCCAACTCCCCACTCCCAACTCCCAGTTCCCCACTCAGCACTCAACAAAAAACCCGCCGAAGCGGGGGTTTCCACACAACAAAACTATAAACAGTCAACTCTTGCTTTACCAGACTTAGCCGATATATCTCATTTCGGCTTCTAGTTGATGAATTAGCTTTTCGTTACCTTGGGCTTTAGCTACTTCTAAGCGATGTTCCAAGCTTTTTCTCAGGTTTTGTCTGTGAGCTTCTTTAGCTTGTCTCATAGCCTGTAATCTATTTTGATTCATAGTTATTTCCCTCTTTATGCTTTTTTCTGTTTAGTATTGCTAATATAGCACAGGTTTTGTAGCTGTTGCTACAGAAATTTACATCTTTATATATGTGAATATTGTAGGTTTATGGCAAAAAAGGCAATGAACACCCGATCGCACCTGACATTACTCAGCGATTTTGGCGATCGCGATGTTTATGTCGGGGTGATGAAAGGTATAATTGCTCAAATCAACCCAGAAATTAGGGTTATCGACTTAACACACCAAATTCCGCCACAAAATCTTGTTGCTGCTAGATTTTGCTTGATGAATGCTTATCCCTACTTTCCCGATGGAACAGTACATATAGCAGTAGTAGATCCGGGGGTGGGTGGAAACCGGAGAGCGATCGCAGTAGAATTGGCTGGAGGGTTTTTAGTCGGCCCCGATAATGGCATATTTAGCGGTATACTCAGTCAAACTCCCGCAGTCGCAGCCGTGGAACTGACAAACCCAGACTACTGGTTAACTCCCCAACCTAGTCGTACTTTTCATGGTAGAGATATTTTCGCACCTGTGGGAGCTAATCTGGCTAGTGGCGTTCCGTTGAAATATTTGGGAAACGAAATCAATCCCGCAACTTTGTTACAGCTAGGGATGGGCAAATGTCAAACAACTAGCCGTGGTGTGTTGGGACATATTCAATATATAGATCACTTTGGCAATTTAATCAGCAATATTCCTCAAAGTTGCGTGGAAGGTAAAACCTGGTGCGTGCAGATTGCGGGGTTGACAATCCCAGGATGTGAAACTTACAGTAATTGCCAAGTTGGTGAAGCTGTCGCCTTAGTTGGTAGTCATGGCTGGGTAGAAATCGCCATCAATGGCGGAAATGCACATTCACAGTTGCAAATGAGCTACCAAGATACTTTAGAAGTTTTATTTTGGTAGATTTTCTGGAATAGTTTGTGGCTCTCCCAAACTAGATATTTTTACCACGCATAACAGAGGTGTCTTATTTAGGACTTACGCAGTAAGACGAAATATTAAGGGTGTAGGGGTATACCCGGATTTCTCGCAAGAGAGAAATCCAGGGGTGTGGGCAATACTTTTCGGATAAGGAATTTACTTGTGAAGGTATCTTGGGTGCAGGGGCGCAAGGGAGAATTAACAGTAACCTCTCCCCTGCCCCTCTGCTCCTCCGCACAACTGCTGCCTCAACGAAGAGATATCTTAACCGAAAGGTATTGGGGGTGTGGGAGGATGGTGAAGAAATCTTTCCCCCCACACTCCCCACACTCCCCTCTCTCTCCACACCCGCTACCCATACGTGAGAAATTCGGGTTACACCCCATACCCTTTCACCCCTATACCCAACCTCCACAGACAATCTTGGTGCGTAAGTCCTATTATTCATTAAATATTGTGTGCTAGACTACATTTTCTCATTACCAAAAAGCCAAAAATTCCCACTTTAGTATATTCATATAATTAAAAAAAACGATATTTTGGGAAATCTAAATCCGGAAGATGCTGAATTATTTTGTATTTATAATTGTTCTTTGCAAAGGCAGTCAAACCCACTGATGAATCGGTTGACTAAACATTGGATTATTTACTTAATAGCTTTAGAATTTATACTTTGTTTAACAGTATTTACCCTACCTTCTTTTTCATTTTATGCTCAACCAAAAAACCAAACAATGGTTACAGAAATTCGTGGTGTTTGGTTAACTAACGTTGCTAGTGGGGTTTTGTTTGTTCCTTGGGGAATTGACCGCGCTATTAATCAATTAGCGGCGCTGAATTTTAATACGATTTATCCTGTAGTTTGGAATCGGGGTAATACTTTTTACAAAAGTAATGTTGCTAAAAATACGATTGGGGAAGAAGCAGAACCAACACTGAATTTTATGCACGGTGGACAAGATGTTTTAGCCAAGATTATTAAACTTGCTAAACCCAAAGGTTTGACTGTGATTCCCTGGTTTGAATATGGTTTTATGACACCGCCAAATTCTGAGTTAGCCAAACGTTATCCTGATTGGTTAACCATTGGACAAGCAGGTGTAAATTCTGTTAAAGAAGTTTTGCCAGAAGACGCTAACAATGGGGCTGCAACTAAACAAGCTTGGTTAAATCCTCTAAATCCAGAAGTGCAAGATTTTATTTTAGAGCTCATTTTAGAAGTTGTAAGTAATTACAATGTAAATGGCATTCAACTGGATGATCATTTTGGAATGCCAGTCCAATTTGGTTACGATCGCTTCACTGTCGAACTCTACAAACAAGAACATCAAGGTCAAAATCCGCCGACTGATCCCTTTAACCCAGAATGGATGCGTTGGCGTGCTAACAAAATTACGGCATTCATGGGGAGAATTTATCGCAGCATCAAGGAAATTGAACCGAATGCAAAATTATCTCTGTCTCCCAATGCACAAGCTTTTGCATATAAATATTATTTGCAAGATTGGGAAACTTGGGTAAAAAACGGCTGGGTGGATGAGTTGGTGTTGCAAGTATACCGCCATAATCAAAATAGCTTTAAGACCGAATTAGAACAACCAGCCATAAAATCAGCCCTCTCCAAAATTCCGGTTGTGATTGGTATCTCTACGGGAACTTTACGCAACCCGGTGAGAATTTCCCAAATTAAAGAACAAATTGATATGGTACGCGATCGCTCTTTTTCTGGCATCTCTTTTTTCTATTGGGAAAGTTTATGGGGTTACATCGCACCCGAAACACCCCAAAAGCGGCGCAAGGTGTTCCAAGAACTGTTTAACACCAAAGCCATCAGGCCATTTCCGATTGATGAAACAGGTAGTAGGTTGAGGTTGTGATTTGGGGGATGAGGGAAGGGAGACAAGGGAGACAAGGGAGACAAGGGGAATGAGGGGTGTTTCGACTTAATAATATTTTTGTGACATTGGATTGACTAACAGAAATTATTCAATATATTAATAGCGAAGAATTAGTAATTAAAATTTACCAAAATATTTTTGATGCAATTCCCCGCATTGAGAATGCCTACACTGGCTGTTTTATTGGTTATCTTTTCCATTGATAGTGGGTTGATGAATGATCATCCCAGACAAGGGCGAGTGTTGGCAGCAGAATTAATTGCTAATCACCAAGTTGTGGCTCAAATCCCAGAGGCGCAACAACTGTTTGAGCAAGGTAATCAACAACTGGCGCAAAGTCAATTTACTTCGGCGTTACAATCTTTTCAACAAGCATTAAATATTTATCAAGCAATTGGCGATCGCACTTACACCGCCGCAGTCCTCAATAAACTCGGAGAAGTTTATCGCCATCAAGGACAAATTCAAACCGCCCTTCAACATCATCAACAAGCCTGGGAAATTACACGGGAATTGAATAACCGTGCAGAGGAAGCCGCATCACTGCATCAAATCGCCGCCGTTTACGCAACCCAAGGACAGTACAAAAATGCTGTGCAATTCTACCAGCAAGCTTTATCTATATGGCGTGAGGTAAAAGATA
This portion of the Aulosira sp. FACHB-615 genome encodes:
- a CDS encoding Uma2 family endonuclease, which codes for MSESIILTEDGLLPEDVLPDVSQLVTEDDAAVDNLPSEKQQRLLTEPLYSSWRGANNSPGFLVAANVGLFASSYQPAIVPDVFLSLDVQVAENWWEKRHRSYFFWEFGKPPEVVIEIVSNREGNETGRKFLEYARMRILYYIIFDPSQQLGGEVLQMYELQGRQYVTMSEQWLTEVELGLCLWEGVYEGKRDIWLRWCDAEGNVIPTGAERAEQERAAKEAALQRAERLAAQLRALGVEPEV
- a CDS encoding S-adenosyl-l-methionine hydroxide adenosyltransferase family protein; amino-acid sequence: MAKKAMNTRSHLTLLSDFGDRDVYVGVMKGIIAQINPEIRVIDLTHQIPPQNLVAARFCLMNAYPYFPDGTVHIAVVDPGVGGNRRAIAVELAGGFLVGPDNGIFSGILSQTPAVAAVELTNPDYWLTPQPSRTFHGRDIFAPVGANLASGVPLKYLGNEINPATLLQLGMGKCQTTSRGVLGHIQYIDHFGNLISNIPQSCVEGKTWCVQIAGLTIPGCETYSNCQVGEAVALVGSHGWVEIAINGGNAHSQLQMSYQDTLEVLFW
- a CDS encoding glycoside hydrolase family 10 protein, which encodes MNRLTKHWIIYLIALEFILCLTVFTLPSFSFYAQPKNQTMVTEIRGVWLTNVASGVLFVPWGIDRAINQLAALNFNTIYPVVWNRGNTFYKSNVAKNTIGEEAEPTLNFMHGGQDVLAKIIKLAKPKGLTVIPWFEYGFMTPPNSELAKRYPDWLTIGQAGVNSVKEVLPEDANNGAATKQAWLNPLNPEVQDFILELILEVVSNYNVNGIQLDDHFGMPVQFGYDRFTVELYKQEHQGQNPPTDPFNPEWMRWRANKITAFMGRIYRSIKEIEPNAKLSLSPNAQAFAYKYYLQDWETWVKNGWVDELVLQVYRHNQNSFKTELEQPAIKSALSKIPVVIGISTGTLRNPVRISQIKEQIDMVRDRSFSGISFFYWESLWGYIAPETPQKRRKVFQELFNTKAIRPFPIDETGSRLRL